A DNA window from Hydrogenophaga taeniospiralis contains the following coding sequences:
- a CDS encoding glutathione S-transferase N-terminal domain-containing protein: MNALSAFPITQKWPAQFPDRLQLYSLPTPNGVKVSIMLEETGLPYEPHLVSFDTNDQMSPAFLSLNPNNKIPAILDPKGPGGRPLALFESGAILIYLAEKTDRFLPQDPAARYETLQWLMFQMGGVGPMFGQLGFFHKFAGAAYEDKRPRDRYVAESRRLLGVLNQRMAGRHWIMGDAYTIADIAIWPWVRNLVGYYGAGELVGFKDFPELARVLAAFEARPAVQRGLTIPARG, encoded by the coding sequence GTGAACGCTCTGTCTGCCTTCCCCATCACCCAGAAATGGCCCGCGCAATTCCCCGATCGCCTGCAACTGTATTCACTGCCCACGCCCAACGGCGTGAAGGTGTCCATCATGCTGGAGGAAACCGGCCTGCCTTATGAGCCACACCTGGTGAGCTTCGACACCAACGACCAGATGTCGCCGGCCTTCCTCTCGCTCAACCCCAACAACAAGATCCCCGCGATCCTCGACCCCAAGGGACCGGGCGGCCGGCCGCTGGCGCTGTTCGAATCGGGCGCGATCCTGATCTACCTGGCCGAGAAGACCGACCGGTTCCTGCCGCAGGACCCCGCCGCGCGCTACGAGACCCTGCAGTGGCTGATGTTCCAGATGGGCGGGGTGGGGCCCATGTTTGGCCAGCTCGGCTTCTTCCACAAGTTTGCCGGCGCCGCCTACGAAGACAAGCGTCCCCGCGACCGCTACGTGGCCGAAAGCCGGCGCCTGCTCGGCGTGCTGAACCAGCGCATGGCCGGGCGCCACTGGATCATGGGCGATGCCTACACCATCGCCGACATCGCCATCTGGCCCTGGGTGCGCAACCTGGTCGGCTACTACGGCGCGGGCGAGCTGGTGGGTTTCAAGGACTTCCCGGAACTCGCGCGCGTGCTCGCGGCCTTCGAAGCCCGCCCGGCGGTGCAACGCGGACTCACCATCCCCGCACGGGGCTGA
- a CDS encoding rhodanese-like domain-containing protein, translating to MPITKGFRALVDEATAQITTYSVAQVRERLERDPTLQLVDIRDVRELEREGTAPGAVHAPRGMLEFWVDPASPYFKPVFGDESKEFVLFCGAGWRSALATKALKDMGMDNVAHIDGGFTEWVKQGAPTETLEAHKARHAARKPA from the coding sequence ATGCCCATCACCAAAGGATTCCGCGCGCTCGTGGACGAAGCCACGGCGCAGATCACCACCTACAGCGTGGCCCAGGTGCGCGAACGGCTGGAGCGCGACCCGACGCTGCAGCTGGTGGACATCCGCGACGTGCGCGAGCTCGAGCGCGAAGGCACGGCACCGGGCGCGGTGCACGCGCCGCGCGGCATGCTGGAGTTCTGGGTGGACCCGGCGTCGCCGTATTTCAAGCCCGTGTTCGGCGATGAAAGCAAAGAATTTGTGCTGTTCTGCGGCGCGGGCTGGCGCAGCGCGCTGGCCACCAAGGCGCTGAAAGACATGGGCATGGACAACGTGGCCCACATCGACGGCGGCTTCACCGAGTGGGTGAAGCAGGGCGCCCCCACCGAAACGCTCGAAGCCCACAAGGCCCGGCACGCGGCGCGCAAGCCCGCATGA